One Lepus europaeus isolate LE1 chromosome X, mLepTim1.pri, whole genome shotgun sequence genomic window carries:
- the ASB12 gene encoding ankyrin repeat and SOCS box protein 12, protein MRIVLFQSAKMNLMDITKIFSLLQPDKEEEDTDMGEKQALNQAVYDNDSYTLDQLLRQERYKRFINSRSGWGVPGTPLRLAASYGHLSCLRVLLAHGADVDSLDVKAQTPLFTAVSHGHLDCVRVLLEAGACPGGSIYNNCSPVLTAARDGAVAILQELLGHGAEANVKAKLPVWASNIASCSGPLYLAAVYGHLDCFRLLLLHGADPDYNCTDQGLLARVPRPRSLLEICLHHNCEPEYIQLLIDFGANIYLPSLPLDTTSQNDKGVALLLHARAYPQSLLSQARLVIRRALRQAGQPQAIDQLDIPPMLISYLKHQL, encoded by the exons ATGAGAATAGTCCTCTTCCAATCAGCCAAAATGAACCTCATGGACATCACCAAGATTTTCTCCCTCCTGCAGCCCgataaggaggaggaggacaccGACATGGGGGAGAAGCAGGCTCTCAATCAAGCAGTGTACGACAACGACTCTTACACCTTGGACCAGCTTTTGCGCCAGGAGCGTTACAAACGTTTTATTAACAGCAGGAGTGGCTGGGGCGTTCCTGGAACACCTTTGCGCTTGGCTGCTTCTTATGGCCACTTGAGCTGTTTGCGGGTCCTCTTGGCACATGGCGCTGATGTCGACAGCTTGGACGTCAAGGCACAGACACCACTTTTCACTGCTGTCAGTCATGGCCATCTGGACTGTGTGCGGGTGCTTTTGGAAGCTGGTGCCTGTCCTGGTGGTAGCATCTACAATAATTGTTCTCCTGTCCTTACAGCTGCCCGTGATGGCGCTGTTGCTATCCTGCAGGAGCTGCTAGGTCATGGTGCTGAGGCCAATGTCAAAGCTAAACTACCAGTCTGGGCATCAAACATAGCTTCATGTTCTGGCCCTCTCTACTTAGCTGCAGTCTATGGACACCTCGACTGTTTCCGCCTGCTTTTGCTCCACGGGGCAGACCCTGACTACAACTGCACCGACCAGGGCCTATTGGCTCGCGTTCCAAGGCCCCGCAGTCTCCTCGAAATCTGCCTCCACCATAATTGTGAGCCAGAGTACATCCAGCTGTTAATTGATTTTGGTGCTAACATCTACCTTCCATCTCTACCCCTGGACACAACATCACAAAATGATAAAGGTGTTGCATTGCTGCTACATGCCCGAG CCTATCCACAgtcgctgctatcccaggcccgTTTAGTTATCCGCAGAGCCCTGCGCCAGGCTGGCCAGCCACAAGCCATCGACCAGCTGGATATTCCCCCCATGTTGATTAGCTACCTCAAACACCAACTGTAA